The Streptomyces camelliae genome window below encodes:
- a CDS encoding DUF5936 domain-containing protein has product MGILLALLMGLGVWGAFAGIRMYRADAKLPGDLAVALEVGATRTGAVGSVIDRMGMRYAPAVLRLMGPRLVAKYRRKIDLAGNPGGLTIDRYAARRAVYGALGAVGCVVFLLRGQWFVAVLLLLFGAFWTEVGIWSAIRVRRDVIERTLPDFLDVLAVVVSAGLGFRQALDRVASHYEGPWADELRITLRQMDLGMSRRQAFTELRRRNDSEQVAMFVTALQQGEELGAPIVDTLVSLAKDMRRTDAQNARRKAARAVPKATLMITTFMVPATMLLLGAGLILGSGVDFGSLTGK; this is encoded by the coding sequence GTGGGAATCCTGCTCGCGCTGCTGATGGGCCTCGGCGTCTGGGGCGCCTTCGCCGGCATCCGTATGTACCGCGCGGACGCCAAGCTTCCCGGCGACCTCGCCGTCGCCCTGGAGGTCGGCGCCACCCGCACGGGCGCGGTCGGCTCGGTCATCGACCGCATGGGCATGCGCTACGCCCCCGCCGTGCTGCGCCTGATGGGCCCGCGGCTGGTCGCCAAGTACCGCCGCAAGATCGACCTGGCGGGCAACCCGGGCGGCCTGACCATCGACCGCTACGCGGCCCGCCGGGCGGTCTACGGCGCGCTGGGCGCCGTCGGCTGTGTCGTGTTCCTCCTCCGCGGCCAGTGGTTCGTCGCCGTACTGCTGCTGCTCTTCGGGGCGTTCTGGACGGAGGTCGGCATCTGGTCGGCGATCCGGGTCCGCAGGGACGTCATCGAGCGCACCCTGCCGGACTTCCTGGACGTACTCGCGGTGGTGGTCAGCGCCGGGCTCGGCTTCCGCCAGGCCCTGGACCGGGTCGCCTCCCACTACGAGGGCCCCTGGGCCGACGAACTGCGCATCACCCTGCGCCAGATGGACCTCGGCATGAGCCGCCGCCAGGCCTTCACCGAGCTGCGCCGGCGCAACGACTCCGAGCAGGTGGCGATGTTCGTGACGGCACTGCAGCAGGGGGAGGAGCTGGGCGCGCCCATCGTGGACACCCTGGTCTCCCTGGCGAAGGACATGCGCCGTACCGACGCCCAGAACGCCCGCCGCAAGGCCGCCCGCGCGGTGCCGAAGGCCACGCTGATGATCACCACGTTCATGGTCCCGGCGACGATGCTGCTGCTCGGCGCGGGCCTGATCCTGGGCTCCGGGGTGGACTTCGGCTCGCTCACGGGGAAGTGA